A genomic region of Ictidomys tridecemlineatus isolate mIctTri1 chromosome 10, mIctTri1.hap1, whole genome shotgun sequence contains the following coding sequences:
- the Atp6v0c gene encoding V-type proton ATPase 16 kDa proteolipid subunit c — MSETKNSPEYASFFAVMGASSAMIFSALGAAYGTAKSGTGIAAMSVMRPELIMKSIIPVVMAGIIAIYGLVVAVLIANSLNDGISLYRSFLQLGAGLSVGLSGLAAGFAIGIVGDAGVRGTAQQPRLFVGMILILIFAEVLGLYGLIVALILSTK, encoded by the exons ATGTCCGAGACCAAGAACAGCCCCGAGTATGCTTCGTTCTTCGCGGTCATGGGCGCTTCGTCCGCCATGATCTTCAGCG CCCTGGGTGCTGCCTATGGCACGGCCAAGAGTGGCACCGGCATCGCAGCCATGTCAGTCATGAGGCCGGAGCTGATCATGAAGTCCATCATCCCAGTGGTCATGGCTGGGATCATCGCCATCTACGGCCTGGTGGTGGCAGTCCTCATCGCCAACTCCCTGAATGATGGTATTAGCCTCTACAG GAGTTTCCTCCAGCTTGGTGCAGGCTTGAGTGTGGGCCTGAGTGGCCTGGCAGCTGGCTTTGCCATTGGCATTGTGGGGGACGCCGGTGTTCGGGGCACTGCCCAGCAGCCCCGGCTGTTTGTGGGCATGATCCTGATCCTTATCTTCGCTGAGGTGCTTGGCCTCTACGGTCTCATCGTGGCCCTCATACTTTCAACAAAGTAG